From Halogeometricum sp. S1BR25-6:
AGTCCCGGCGCATCTACTCCACGCCGTCTTTGCAGTGTCAGTAGCTATGGCGGTTCATGCGGTATGCGATGGCCTCCATCCAGATACCGAAGCGTGGTTTTACTCGCTCTTCCGCCCCTGACCGCTGATTCACGTAACTCCCACTGTCGTACTTTGTCGATGCAGAAGACGATGAGTGAGAAGCTGCATCACCGATACAACTCTCATCATACTAGAAAGAGGAATCGACGATCGGGCTCTCACCGTCCGGTATCGAAGTATACTCCCACTGATCGGTCGCTGCTTGATAGACGCGCTGGAGTACCTTCCGTTTCCCGAAGATCTGAACGAATAACCGTGGGTGTCGTGCGAGCTGTATCAATACGTCCCGCGGCGAGCGATCGACAGCTTCGATGTCCATTCCAGAGCCGGCTTGAATTGCTTTACCGAGGAGCTGTGGCTGCCGTGTCTCGGTGAAGTACCGAATAACCGTTGCCAGCAGGTATTCAGGTTTCATTTCCCGATACAGCTGTTCCGGATATGCTTCCAATCGATCCTCAGCCGCCAGTTCCGCTGCGAGATACGACGATTGAATGGCCTGTGAGATCCCTTTTCCCGTGAGTCGGTTTGCTATCCCGGCAGCGTCACCCACACGCACGATAGAGTAGTCGGGGTGATAGGTTCGCTGGGGATCGAGACTTGGGCCTTCCGGGATAATCGCGACGTTTGTCCGTTCCCGTGTCGGCTCGGGCCATCCGTTACGCTCACAGGCACGTTTGAACGCAGCCATGTAGTCATCCGGACGGTCACTGACAGCCCATCCGATCCCGACGTTGGCGCGATTCGGTGTTTTTGAGAAAGCCCACGTGTATCCGGTGTAGTTTTCGAGTATAATCCGGCTGTTGGGGTATACGTCGCTGAAGTCCCCCACGACATCGGCGTTGAGTGCGACAAGGTATCCGGAGTATTCGCCGGTCGATTGGAGTGCCTTGCTGGTAAGCGAGGGTTGGCCAGTGGCGTCGACGACGACATCGTACCCGTCTGCGAACTCGAATAACTCAGTCGGTGTGATCGACCGATTCTCGTTGACATCTACCCCTCTCTGTGCGAGGCGGTCTGCCCACGATTGTTCGACGACGTTACGATCGGTGATGTAGGCATCCGATGCAGTGAACCTCCCGCGTCCAGTGCACTGACGATCCGGCTGGACGCCATCGTACACCTCGACTTCCATCTCTGGAAGCGAATTAATGAACCCGTTTTCTGCGGTCTTCTCGAGGGGGATTGCAGAGGCGGCGGTCATCGCTTCGCCACAGTTGACGCGTTTCTCATTGTACGTCTGGCGTTCGTAG
This genomic window contains:
- a CDS encoding NAD(P)/FAD-dependent oxidoreductase → MNQTPTVAVLGGAMAGLAAAEGLHSAGFDVELYERQTYNEKRVNCGEAMTAASAIPLEKTAENGFINSLPEMEVEVYDGVQPDRQCTGRGRFTASDAYITDRNVVEQSWADRLAQRGVDVNENRSITPTELFEFADGYDVVVDATGQPSLTSKALQSTGEYSGYLVALNADVVGDFSDVYPNSRIILENYTGYTWAFSKTPNRANVGIGWAVSDRPDDYMAAFKRACERNGWPEPTRERTNVAIIPEGPSLDPQRTYHPDYSIVRVGDAAGIANRLTGKGISQAIQSSYLAAELAAEDRLEAYPEQLYREMKPEYLLATVIRYFTETRQPQLLGKAIQAGSGMDIEAVDRSPRDVLIQLARHPRLFVQIFGKRKVLQRVYQAATDQWEYTSIPDGESPIVDSSF